The genomic region AGCGCCGAGCGCCGCGAATGAGGTGTCCCTCGTGTCCCACCCCTCCAGACCGACATTCTCACCGGACCTGCCGCCAGGGACCGCCAGACGCCTGCGCGGCCACGCCGACCAGCTCATTCCCGCGGCCAAGGGCGCGCCCCGCCGCCGGACCTGGCGCCGCGCGGCCGCGGCCACCGCCGGCGGATGCGCCGCCGCCTCACTCCTCGCGCTCCTGGTGCCGTCCGCGGGACTGCTCCTCGGCGTCCTGCTGTGCCTGGCGACCACGGCCTTCCTCCTGGGCCTGGTCTCCCGCAAGGGCTCCTACAGCGACGACTGGGGCGACCTGGTCATGCACGGCACCTGGGCGCTTCCGGCCTCCATCGGCGGCGTCGTCGGCCTCACGCTGGTCCTGGACCAGGTTCTGGGCCCCCTCCACGCCCTGGTACCCGGCGATCCGGCCCTGGCCGCCCTGTACCTGGTCGCCGGCGCGGGCGGCGCCGGCGCGATCATGCGCCCGGGCATGGTCCCCCGGCTGGCGGCCGAGCACTTCGACCAGTACGTCCTGCCCGAGGACTTCGGCCGCCCCCACAGCTACGTCACCCGCCAGGAGGAGCCCGAGGCCCACCTGTTCGCCCAGCTCCAGCAGGCCACCGACCGCGTCGAGGAGGGCATGCGGGTCCTCGGTGACTCCTTCGACCCCGGACACACCCTGTCGCTGCTGCGCGAGGAGGAGTGGACGCTGTCCCAGGAGCTGCTGCGGCTGCGCACCCTGCGCCGGGAACTGGCCCAGCGGCGGCGTGAGGCCGTCTCGACCCAGGTCACCAGGGCCCTGGCACCGCAGGAGGAGGCGGTCGCCCGCGCCCACGAGGCGCTCACCGACCGCGTGGGCGTCCTGGTCGGCTACGGCGAACGCGTCCACGAGGCCGTCACCGCGCACCGGGAGTGGGAGCAGTGCCAGGCCATCGCCGACCGCGCCGGGGACTACGCCGACCTCGCGCTGACCTCCACCCGCGACCCCGTGCCCGCCGAGGACCTCGACGACGGCCTGCTCAGCGTCCGGGCCGCCCGCACCGTCCGCGAGGAACTGGTGCGCAAGGCCGTCGACGCGGGCGCCTCTCTGAGCGAGTCCCTGCACCGGCGGGACTCCTAGCGTTCGATGCCCTGATCCGGTCCGCCGATCCCTGCGCGCATGGACCTCGTCCTCGCGCCCTGCCGCGCCATGAGGGCCCACGGCCCGGGGCGGCGCGGGGCGACACGCGGCCGGGGGCGGCCCACGCCAGGGCTGTGTGGGCCCGCCGCCGCCCTCAGGCGGCCCGGGCCAGCAGGGCACGCCACAGCTCGGCGACGCGCTCCCGCAGCTGCTCGCGCGTACCGGAGTTGTCCACCACCAGATCCGCCGCGGCCAGCCGCGTGTCCCGGTCGGCCTGGTTGCGGATCCGCGCCCACACCTGCTCGCGCGGCATCCCGCGGTCGGACGCCACCCGCTCCACCCGGACCTCGTCGGGGGCGTCCACCACGACGACCACGTCGTAGAGCGCGCCCAGGTCGTTCTCGACCAGCAGCGGCACGTCGTAGACCACCACGTCGGCCCCCGACTCCACCGCCCGCTCCATGAGCTCGGCGCTGCGCTCCCCCACCAGCGGGTGCACGATCGCGTTGAGCCGGGCCAGCCGGTCCTGGTCGGCGAAGACGATCTCGCCCAGCCGGGCGCGGTCCAAGCGCCCGTCCGGGGTCAGCACCTCCTCGCCGAACTCCGCGACGACCGCGGCCAGCCCCGGGGTGCCCGGCTCGACGACCTCGCGGGCGATGGCGTCGGCGTCCACGATCACGGCGCCGTGCCCGGCCAGTGCGGCCGACACCGCGCTCTTGCCGGAGCCGATCCCTCCGGTCAGTCCCACCTTCAGCATGGACACGACCCTAGACGGCCGCCTCCGGCCGCCCGACGCCGCCCCGCCCGCCGGGTCGGCGCGCGCCGGCCCCGGCGCCGCGGCCGACCCTCACACCTGGGCGGAGCCCGCCGCCGCCCCGGAGGTGCCCGGTCCGGTGCCGCCCGCCCCGGAACCGTCCAGCTCCTTGCGCATGTGGACCATGACCAGGTGGTCGGCCAGGCGCTCGCGGTGCGTCTCGGTGTAGCCCTGCGCACGGTACAGGCGCTGGTTGTCGGCGCTCTGCGCCCCCGTGAACAGGGTCAGCGCCGCCAGGTCCGGGCGGCGCCTCAGCAGCTCCTCCTCCAGGCGCACCAGCAGCGCCCGGGCGATCCCGCGCCGGCGCTGGTCCGGGGCGACCGCCAGACGGCCGACCACGCCCGTGGTGCCGGTGACCGACGCCCGTCCCACACCCACGATGCGGTGGCCCTCCACGGCCTTCAACAGCAGGGCGTCCTCCTGCGCCAGGAGCTTCTCGACCCTCGACAGGCCCTCGGTCAGCGGCAGGATGAACGGGTCGCCATAGGCCTGCGCCTCGTCGACGAACGCGGCCCGCTGCAACGTGAGGATCTCCCCCGCGTCGGCGGGAACGGCCTGGTGGATGTCGAACACGGCGCCTCCTCGCGCGCCCCGCCCTGGGGCACACCACGACCCTAGGGCGTGCCGTGCCGGTGCCGCACGCGACGGGCGGCATCCGCACGAACCGCACCCCGGACCCGGCCCTGGACACGGCGAAGGGCCGCCCCCTGCCGGGGACGGCCCTTCGCGGCGATCATCGGATCCTCACGGACCCGTCATGCTCAGGCCTCGCCGCCCGCGAGCTTCTCGCGGAGGGCGGCCAGGGCCTCGTCAGAGGCCAGGGCACCACTGGAAGCGGTCTCGGTACTCGGCGTGCCGGCGCTCTGGCCACCACCCGTGTACTCCTCTTCCTCCTCCGGAGCCGGGGCGTTCGCAGCGTCGGCCTCGGCCGCGCGGGCCTCCTCGACCTGCTTGCGGTGCGCCTCGAAGCGGGCCTGCGCCTCGGCGTAGCTGCGCTCCCACTCGTCCCGCTGAGCCTCGAAGCCCTCGAGCCACTCGCCGCTCTCGGGGTCGAAGCCCTCCGGGTACTTGTAGTTGCCCTGCTCGTCGTAGTCGGCCGCCATGCCGTAGAGCGTGGGGTCGAAGTCCACCTGGTCGGGCGAGACGCTCTCGTTGGCCTGCTTCAGCGAGAGGCTGATCCGACGGCGGTCGAGGTCGATGTCGATGATCTTGACGAAGATCTCGGTACCGACCTGGACGACCTGCTCGGGCACCTCGACGTGGCGCTCGGCCAGCTCGGAGATGTGGACCAGGCCCTCGATGCCCTCCTCGACGCGAACGAACGCACCGAAGGGAACGAGCTTGGTGACCTTACCCGGGACGACCTGGCCGATCTGGTGGGTCCGGGCGAACTGCTGCCACGGGTCCTCCTGGGTCGCCTTCAGCGACAGGGAGACGCGCTCGCGCTCCATGTCCACGTCCAGGACCTCGACCGTGACCTCCTGGCCGACCTCGACGACCTCGCTCGGGTGGTCGATGTGCTTCCAGGACAGCTCCGACACGTGCACC from Nocardiopsis aegyptia harbors:
- the coaE gene encoding dephospho-CoA kinase, which gives rise to MLKVGLTGGIGSGKSAVSAALAGHGAVIVDADAIAREVVEPGTPGLAAVVAEFGEEVLTPDGRLDRARLGEIVFADQDRLARLNAIVHPLVGERSAELMERAVESGADVVVYDVPLLVENDLGALYDVVVVVDAPDEVRVERVASDRGMPREQVWARIRNQADRDTRLAAADLVVDNSGTREQLRERVAELWRALLARAA
- a CDS encoding GNAT family N-acetyltransferase, encoding MFDIHQAVPADAGEILTLQRAAFVDEAQAYGDPFILPLTEGLSRVEKLLAQEDALLLKAVEGHRIVGVGRASVTGTTGVVGRLAVAPDQRRRGIARALLVRLEEELLRRRPDLAALTLFTGAQSADNQRLYRAQGYTETHRERLADHLVMVHMRKELDGSGAGGTGPGTSGAAAGSAQV
- the rpsA gene encoding 30S ribosomal protein S1, which codes for MTSSTEATSTPQVAVNDIGSEEAFLAAIDETIKYFNDGDIVEGTIVKVDRDEVLLDIGYKTEGVIPSRELSIKHDVDPGEVVAVGDQVEALVLQKEDKEGRLILSKKRAQYERAWGTIEKIKEEDGVVTGTVIEVVKGGLILDIGLRGFLPASLVEMRRVRDLQPYVGRELEAKIIELDKNRNNVVLSRRAWLEQTQSEVRQTFLNTLQKGQIRKGVVSSIVNFGAFVDLGGVDGLVHVSELSWKHIDHPSEVVEVGQEVTVEVLDVDMERERVSLSLKATQEDPWQQFARTHQIGQVVPGKVTKLVPFGAFVRVEEGIEGLVHISELAERHVEVPEQVVQVGTEIFVKIIDIDLDRRRISLSLKQANESVSPDQVDFDPTLYGMAADYDEQGNYKYPEGFDPESGEWLEGFEAQRDEWERSYAEAQARFEAHRKQVEEARAAEADAANAPAPEEEEEYTGGGQSAGTPSTETASSGALASDEALAALREKLAGGEA